Genomic DNA from Alkalihalobacterium alkalinitrilicum:
AAAAAATATGCGCAACGCTTGGAAACCTCTCGAATAGAAAAGTTTAATAGTATATTAGCTAATATACTTGAAAATAGGCATAAAGAAGTTATTCTTGCCCTGGAATTACTTATCCAAGCATAACCCCAAGAAAAGATTAGTAGAGGAGTAGAATATGAATAGAACTATAATAATGTTAACCTTGTTAATTCCTTTTGCTCTAACAGGATGCTTTTCATCAACGGAAAAAGAAACTTCTAACGAGGCTGAAGTTGTAACAAGCCCCTACGTAGAGCTAACAAGTCAAGAAATTAATGCCTTACCAGAAGGGAGGATACAAGCTTTACTTAATGGAGCAGGAGCTGGTTATGCTATGTCTGCTGAATTAAGAGCTATCCTTACCTTATGAACAAAAGAAAAAAACAGAAGAACTCTATAATAGGATGAAAGAAGAAGCACAGATGATTGGGGAACAAATCGTCAATTTAGAACTTCAACTTGAAAATGCCTTTAGATCAAAGGCGATTACAAAAAAAGAGGTAGATAATATGACAAATCAAATTTCTATCTTAGATGGAAAATTAAGAAGTGTACATATAAAAGCACATATCGATATGTGTTTCTCACAATTCACAATATTATTGAAACCTATCCTGATTAAAAGTGTATACCATACCCTTTTTATAGTTTTAATAAAAAGAGACAATATACTCTTTATTATGTCTCAGATATCTTTTAAATTTTTATCATCAATTTCAGGATGCTTTGATTGGATATATATTTATTTTATAACTTCCATATAATTTTTTCCCCATTTATACATCATTTTTAATATAGGTATTAGACTTTCTCCATGCTCTGTTAATGAGTATTCTACACGCGGAGGTACCTCAGGATACACTTTTCGAGTAATCAGTTGATCCTCTTCTAATTCACGTAGCTGGTTTGTTAGCATTTTTTGTGTAACGTTTGGAACTAGCTTTTTAAGCTCGCTAAATCGCTTTGTGCCATCATTTCCTAAATGCCAGAGAATGATCAGCTTCCATTTCCCTCCTATAACAGATAAGGTTAGTTCCTTTTCACAATTAATAGCTGTATGATTCATCATTTTTTACTACCAATACTCATGTTGCAAACCTCCTTATTTAAAGACTACATAAGTGAAATATATCGATAGGTGAATACCGAATACTGAACTGTGCATAATAAAATTAATAAAAAGTGATTAGAAATTATTAAATTAAATTAAGGTGATGATGATCATATATGCGTCGAAAAAAAGGAAAAAATAGTATAAATATGGAGCATGGCAAGATAAAAGATACTACTCAAGATACTACATTAACCATAGATGTCCTAAAAGAGAAACTTATTAATATAGAAGATGCAGAAATTATTGAGCATCAATTTAATCAAGATGAACTAGTTACCGTACTATACATACGTACGTTAGTCGATGAAGAGCGTTTCAATGAGTCAATAATTGCCCCATTAAATCGTTGTACTTACAAAACTCTCTATGCTTGTATTGATAACTCCAAAGTAACAATTATCACTTCATTGGAAGACGCACTAAATAAACTGTTTAGTGGTTCGATTATTCTATATGATTCAACAAAAATTCAATGGTTGTCAGTTCAGCTTGAAAATTCATTACACCGTGCGATTCAAACCTCTAGTACAGAAACCGTCATTTACGGTGCGAAAGATAGCTTTATCGAAAATATTAGTCACAATATTTTGATGATCCGTAGAAGACTTGCTATACCTGAGCTAAAATCAGAAAAGTTTACCGTTGGTTATCTTAGTAAAACAACGGTTGTCCTAATGTATATCGAAGGTATAACTAATCCAGAGATTATAACTTATGCTAGAAAAAAAATTAAAAATATTAATTTTGATCAATTTCTAGATTCATCACAAATTGCCGCTTTTATAGAAGACCATCAGTATAGTATTTTTCCGCAGTTCCTTCAAACCGATCGACCAGATGCATGTGCATTTGCTTTGGGTGAAGGTAAAATTACAATCCTGGTTAATAATACACCTTTTGCTCTTATTGCTCCCATCACATTTTTTCATCTGTTTCAATCTCCAGAGGATTACTTTCTTCGTTGGCCAATTGCAAGCTTTCTGCGTTTGGTTCGCTATGTAAGCTTTATTCTTTCGATGATATTAATCCCTGCATATGTTGCCTTAACGACACATCATTATCAAATCATTCCTCTGCAAATTCTCTTTGTGATCTTGGAGTCTAGGAGCAAGCTCCCCTTTACTCCATTTTGGGAGGCCTTGTTGATGTTAATTACCTTAGAAATTATAAAAGAAGCTAGTCTTAGGATGCCAACTAAAACGAGTCAAACATTAGGTGTAATTGGTGGCATTGTCGTAGGACAAGCGGCTGTAGAGGCAGGCTTTGCCAGTAAAGTATTAATCGTGTTAATGGGTATTTCAGCCATTGCCTTCTTTTTGGTTCCCAATTATTTAATGACTAAAGCTAATGTCTTAATCCAATTTTCATTACTATTGCTAGCCTCTTTTATGGGCATTTTCGGGCTAATGTTAGGGGCCGTTGTTGCACTAGCACATCTCAATAGTCTTACCTCGTTAAAACAACCTTACTTAGCACCATTTGCTCCATTTTATTGGAAAGATTGGATAGATTTATTTATTCGTGGCCCCTTAACTTGGATGACAACACGACCAAATTACTTGAAAACGCTTCAGAAATGGCGATACAGCAGCAGGAGATGATAATGTGTCAGTATTTTCTTTATATGATCAAAAAGAATCACCTTTTGGCGGAATATATGTCATTTTCCTCGTAAATCGCTTGCAAATGATATATTTCTTTTTAATCATGCCTACCTATCTTGTCTATCCCTATATGGTGTGGGGAATATTAGCTCTTGGTATAGTTTCACATCTTAATTTGTTAATCCTCTCAAAATGGTTTTCTTCAGACTTTGCCAAAAAGGGTTATCTAGGGTTTGTGCAGCTATTTGGCCAAGGTATGGTACGTATCTTTGCTTGTGTAGGAGTATTTCTTATTCTAATAAAGATATCTGTAATTATGCTTGGTTATGTAGAGGTTTATCATCAATTTATTTTCTCATCAGTAAATCCTAATTGGTTAATTCTGTTTGTGTTTATCGTTATTTTTTACATCACCTATCAAGGAATGGAAAATACCATACGCTTTGTTGTTATTGTTTTCTTTTTCACGTTTTGGGCAATTGGATTATTTGTTCCTTTTTTATTTCCGCCAATTGCTGCATTACACGATTTGTATCCCTTGATTCCTGTTGAGTGGTCACGTGATTCCTGGAAAGGGTTATTGTTAATTTGGTCAGCGTTGTCCGGCCCTGAATATCTAATCTTACTTGCTACATGGTTAAAACCGAATAACAAAATGAAACGTAATCTGGCGATTGGGAATGCAGTCACTGTGTTCGAGTATTTGTTTTTGTTTATTGCATCTCTATTTTATTATAGTTCGAATTTTTTAAGCTTAAGCAAATTTCCAGTTCCTAATATGCTGCAATACCTTGAATCTCCTGTTTTTGAGCGAGTCGATATTTTACTACTTACATTACATTGGTTGCTTGTCATATTTGTTATAGCAATATTCATGTTAGTTATTTTTAGAGCAAAAGGGATTATTATGGGAAAATGGGGAAAAAACCCGACTCTGTTTGGTTTGGTGCTGAGTTTTATCGTTGTTATGGTTTTTATAGTTATAATGAATGAATGGTTTTGGAAATCCGAACAGAACTTATTACTTGAGCTTCAGATTTGGTTAGGTGCACTAACATACACCGTTGTTCCTTTTCTTCTTTATGTAGCAGTTAGATTAAAGGAGCGTGTCAACAAATGATTCGATATATTCATTTGAAAATATTACATATGCTTTGCTGTTGTGTGCTATTAGCTGGATGCTCACCATTTATTGAAAACAACACAATTGAAGAGATTGCACCAGTCATTTTTTGGTCAATTAGTCAAGGGCAAAATGATAAAATTAAAATTAATACGGTTGTGCCTCCGATGATCCAAGAGAAAAAGCAATTGTTATCTATGGAGGTTGACTTGTTAAAGGAAGGGGAAAAAGAATTTAATCTCATTTATTATCGTGAGTTAAAGTCAGGTCAACTTAGGATGGTGCTAATCAACGAAGAGCTTGCCAGGCAAGGAATAAATTCTTTAATAAATACCTTTTTAACTGACCCTGATATCCATCAAAGACTTTACTTGGCCATAGTAAAAGGAGATTTTGAAAAATATATCGAGAATCAAATCGATAAGCAAGAGAACCTTGATTATTTTCTCTATCAAATGTTTAAGCATTATGAAGAACAAGGGAATATGAGTATCGTCAATTTACATCAATTTAAGAACAAATTATATTCACCCGTAGCTGATCCCTTTCTTCCCGTATTTAAAACGACTGAGACAGATTTTATATACGAAGGTACTGCTTTTTTTAGCAAGGATAAGCTAATCGCTTCCATTAAACATATGGATGAGCAAATCTTTCAGCTGATTGGCCATAAATATTATTTAAAGAACCTAACTATCCCAGGATTATCTGTTTCCCTAGGTCAGGTACGAGCTCATGTTAAAACGGAACTGAGTCAAGATTTATCAACACTGTCAGTTATAGTTAATCTTAATGGAAGAATCGAAGAATACCGTGGAGATAAAAATATACTTGAGCCTGATAACTTAGAAGCACTAAACCATGAGATTGAACTCTATTTAGCAGAACAGACCAAAGGATTGTTAGATAATATGCAAAAATGGCAGGTAGATCCGTTAGAGATTGGGACACTCTCGCTTCATCCATTAAAAAAACCATTATCTGAGCAAGAGTGGAAAGAAAGCTGGGACAAAATGAAAATAACTGTTGGATATGATATATATTTAGAGCCTCTAATGAATACAAAGGATTAACTATGAGTACAACCAAATAATGGGTGCAATCAAAGATGGGCTTGATGATGTCGTCATTGCCCTAAAAGATGCTGTCATAGCTTTAAAAGATTCTCAAACAAAACTAATTTAAATTCTAGCTTAAACTATTTGTCAACTCATAAAAAAACCACATGATTAAAGCTTGAGTAGCTTTATCATGTGGTTTTTCTTTATGGATAAGCTTTATAACCAGTAGTACTTCTTTGGGAAAGGATTTGTTCATGTGATATACAAATCTCCTGAATTATATATTGATAAATTAAGTGAGGAAAATCCATACGAGACTCTCAAGATTCGCTATGATAAAATCAGCAAACAAAGTTTATATTATGTGAAGTCTATGATAGTGGGATAGGTGAAGATAATGAATATCCACATGGAGAAATATTAATCAGTGTCTAAAAAATATAAGACTAACAAGCAAAAGCGATTTTAATAAACGAGAGAATAAAAGTCAAAATTATTTAACAATTACCTTGAGGTAGACAGTTTAAATAAAAAAACTGTTTACTCCAAGGAGGAGCATTTTTATGTCCCGTAAAGCAAAAATATCAGGATCAGAAAAGATTACTGCTATTGAAAAATATCTTCGTGGAGAAGATTCACTTAACCATTTAACCACTCTACTAAATATTGCTGAATCATCTGTAAGACAATAGTTACATGTAAATTAATTAGAAGAAAGAGTTAACAAAATAGAGGAAAAGTTTGACGAGAATGATAAATATACTCAATAGTTCCAATAATCTCTACATCCCCAATCAAAGGAACATAGAAACCGACCTTTCTACTAAAAAAGGTCGGTTTCTATGTTAATTTTTCTGTTTAAGAGATCCCTTTAACAATTTGAGTGAGCCCGTCACTAATTGGTGTAGCTGAACGCCCAAGAAGTTTTTCGAAGTCATTACTTTCGACTTCAAGCGTACCTTCTCTAATGCCTATTTGGATTTCCAGAAGAAAAGGAATAAGAAAATCTGGTACAGCTACACTTTTCATAATGTCTGCATAAGTATTGTCATCAACTTGCAACAAATCATTATATAAAACATTCAGGTTCAACAAACGAGTTTGAAATTTGGGGAAGCTGATCAATCTACAATTAAATTGAGCATTGAGAAATTCCCCAACGCTCAATTTTTTGCCTCCTAAATAATCACGGTGAACCGTATCATAAGTAAATGAGGTTTTATTTGAAGTCCATAAAACAGACCAGCGAACCACAACATTCTGAAACAAAATTAGGAAAAAGTCCTTTAAAGGAGAGATGAAGGACAAACCCAGAAAAAGAACAAGGAAAAAGTCCTTCAAAAGAGAGATGAAGGACAAAATCAGAAATGAACAAGGAAAAAGTCCTTCAAAAGAGAGATGAAGGACAAACCCAGAAAAAGAACAAGGGAAAAGTCCTTCATAAGAGAGATGAAGGACAAAATCAGAAAAAGAACAAGTAAAAAGTCTTTCAAATGATGTTTGGTAGACTTCGAAAATAGATCCCTTAAATAGATTTTTCGAGAGCGTAAAAAGTTTTGTGTAAATGGTTATACTTTCCAATAAGGAGATAATCATTTATGCAAGACTATGGAAACAAAACAATTATGGAATTGGCAAAAGAATGCCGTACTGTTGAAGATGTCCACGCCATGTTAAAAAACTTATTTAAGGATACAATTCAAGAGGTTTTTGAAGCTGAAATAGAAAATCAGTTAGGCTATAAAAAGCACGAATCTCAAGGAGATCATACAGGGAATAGTAGAAATGGCTATAGTAAGAAAACATTAAAAACCAAGTTTGGGAATACAAAATTAGAGGTTCCGAGAGATCGTAATGGTGAGTATGAACCACAAATTATTAAGAAGTATGAAACAACGGCGAACGGACTTGAAGATCAAATTGTCGCTCTTTACGCTAAAGGTATGTCGACTAGGGATATTGAATCTCACATGAATGATATCTATGGCATAGATGTCTCTCCTACGATGGTTAGTAAAGTAACAGATAAAATTATGCCATTAATTACAGAGTGGCAATCGCGTCCTTTAGATCGTGTATATCCGATTGTTTTTTTAGACGCCATTCACTTTAAGGTGCGTAAAGACAACCGAATTATCAATAAGGCTGCGTATAGTGTTTTAGGTATAACTGTCTCAGGTCATAAAGAAATTCTCGGCATTTGGATCGGCGAGAATGAGAGTGCCAGCTTTTGGCTAGGCGTATGTACAGACTTGAAAAATCGAGGGGTTGAGGACATCTTGATTGCTTGTAAAGATGGTCTTTCAGGTTTTTCTGAAGCTATTAATTCCGTCTTTCCTCAAACGGAAATTCAACTATGTGTAATCCATCAAATTCGTAACTCTATGAAATATGTTTCATACAAAGAACAAAAGCAAGTGATGGCAGATTTAAAGAAAGTCTATCAAGCTTTAACGATGGAAGAGGCCGAACTAGCCTTTGAAGAGTTTAAGGAAAAATGGGGCAAGAAGCACCCAATTATTATCAGGTCTTGGGAAGCGAACTGGATTGAGTTGACCGCTTATTTTGCTTATCCACCTGCCATTAGAAAAATGATTTATACCACCAATATTATTGAAGGTTATCATAGACAGCTACGAAAAGTAACCAAAACAAAAACAGCCTATCCAACGGATGAGGCTTTAAGGAAAATTATTTATTTAGCTACCATGGAAGTATCAAAAAAATGGACTATGCCCCTAATAGGTTGGAAAGAATGTATATCACAGCTAGCCATTTATTTTGAAGATCGGCTTAAGTCGGAACTATCTGCATAGCAGTTTATAAAGTTCCGGCTTGACATGGAGCCTCTACGGGCATGGATTTCTGGCGATGGGGCGATCCTTTGAAAAAAGTATCGCCTGGCTGATAAGCCTATCATGCCCGCCTCTCCATGTAAAGCCTTCTTAGTTTATTGAGTGCAATTCCCATTTACACAAAATAATTTATACTCCCGATTTTTCTTTTATTAATAGATTTTATTCATAATAAGACCATTGATGAACCCCGACTATTTTAAAATTTTTTTCTAGAATTCGTTTTATTCGTTTTTTTGAGTGCACCACTTTACACTAATCATGAATTACATTTGTAGTTATTTTTTGATTAGGAAAAAGAAGCTTAAACTCTCTCACATTTCGCATGACGGCAGCTGCAATGATTTCCTCATGTCCACATTCCTTGCAAACACATTTTCTTCCTTCAACAGAAATTAAAAAAGAGGTGCATTTACCGCAAGTGATGCCTTTTCGCAGTTGGTCATAATTATAGGATGGTATTTGTGTAAAAGGAGAGTCTTTCGAATGTAGGGAAATTAACTTATTAGCGATTATTTTGTGTTGTTCATTTACCTTGGAAGGTATCATGCTTAGCTTTTTTATATAGCGATTAATTTGAGTTGGGAAAATAAATGGTTTGTTGAGAGGTGTTTGGTATAACATGAATTCGGGGTTAATAAAAACAACAGAAGCAAATCATTTAATATTAAGCATTCACATTCAATCTTTTCTGTCATAGAATCAAATATTTTTTCACCTTCATAACCCTTTTTAAGATTCAAATAGTGTTGCTTGTCTTTTTCAGACAGCCTTATCCGCGTGTTTAGTGATTTTAGAGTAAATAGTTCAGTTGATTCAATACGAGATTTATAAGGGCATAGTCGACATCCTTTCTTGTTTATAACTTCAATTCTATTATACAGTTAAGATATAGTAAAAAATCCCATTTAAATACATGTATCATAAGTAACGGCGAAATTTTTCCTTTAAACTCAAATAGGTCGAGGAAAGCAACCCCTACCTAGAGGGATCTGTCCACGAACCATGAGGAAAGGTCGCCTCTCAGAGTTATTCGTCTATATTTATGAGTAAATTCTCAAAAGACGAACCTACAGTAAAACCAGTAGCAAGTTTTCCCTCTCCTTATCATATAAAATTAGATATAGATGCTATATATTGCTTGATAATTCCAAGAAAGAAGCGTTGAAAAGATTTTTTGTCGAAGGTACCATCTCTTCAAATAAATGAAATGGGGTATGACATGATACAAGTAGCTGGAAGGCCATTTTCACTAGCTAGCACGATGGACCTCGGAAGGATAGAAAGAGTAATCATTCGACAAATGATTAATTCTCCTGAATTGTTTTCCTATTTTTCTATGAATGAACTTCAATTTGAAATTAACATTCGCAAAAATATTATGGAAAGTGCAAAAGAGATGAATGAGAGTCAAGTGACGTTTACGATCTTTGAAAATGCGAGTTGTAATCCTGCCTACTGGACTTTGACAAACTCAGGTGGCTTTTTGTTAAGGCCAGATGTGCAGCCATCTGATGCCATTCTAGACATTTACGAGAATGGTTCCCTTTATGGATTTGAATGCGCGACAGCAATTATTATCATTTATTATCGTGCCATTTTAAAAAGTATCGGGAAACATCATTTTAATTCTCTATTCCAAAACCTCTATTTATACAGCTGGCATACAGATCCTGACTTAGATTTACACATCTTCTATGGAAATCATGTTTCACCTGGAGATGTGGTGTATTTTAACAATCCTGAATTTCATCCAAATGCGTCATGGTATCGAGGATTAAATGCCGTCGTGTTGAGCGATGAAACGTTTTTTGGGCATGGGTTTGGAATTATGACTGCTGAACAAATAAAAGAATTTTTAAATTCACAAAGATTTCCAGGAAGTATGCAGCCTGCATACTTAGCAAATTTAATCACAAGAATATCTCCTGTAACGCTGCAAAAACTTTTATCGATACAAAGTAACCGTTCCTCTTATAAAAATCCTAAAATTGTCATACATCATAATCTTTGTTCCATTTCCAGTATTCATTATCAGTTTTATCTTTCAAACATTTATAACTAATTATTTGCTGGTGGTTGTTGTTTGAAAAAAAGGGGACATTCACCCATTTTGCAGGTTGACAGGTTCATATTCCAACTAGGTGAGTATAATGTAGTGTAAATACACAAACCCGAAAGGAAGTGCTGAGAACATGTATGCTAGCGCAAATATACCGCCTAATATGATGGCAGGAGCAAATATACCACCAAATATACCGCCTACAATGGTGGCTGGCGTAATGGATGCACCGATGCCATATCATACTGCCCCTGCTTACGGATATGGTTATGCTGCTCCTACTCGTGGGTACGGCTTTACATTAATTGTTGTGTTGTTTATTTTATTAATCATTGTAGGATGTAGTTTTCCTAAACCTAAATGCTAATATAAGAGTCCAAGATTAGGGCACGGTCAATGATGAACCGATTACCGTCCTTGTTATTCTACTAGCGATCGTCCTAAAACCGTTCGTCATAAAGGTTTACACAAAATGTGTACTAATAAGGGATAGGAGATTTAAGAAAATTAGTTTTACAAGGAAAGTCAGTTGTTTAAGTACTTATAAACTAGACTAACCTAAATTAATGAGACACTATAAAACACCTTCGAAATGGTACACTTAAACAAAGTACTAATTCGGAGGTGTTTTTGCATGGGCAAAAACGTGTATTCAAATGAGGTTAAGTGGGCAGTTGTGAAAGATAAGATGAGTGGTCAGTTTACGAACCATGAGATCATGGAGAAGTATGGGATTAAAAATGTGTCTCAAATAAAAACGTGGATGAAATGGTATCGTGAAAATCAGGTTCATTGATTCGATCAACCAATAGGGAAACAATATTCATATGGTCATGGACCT
This window encodes:
- a CDS encoding IS256 family transposase, with translation MQDYGNKTIMELAKECRTVEDVHAMLKNLFKDTIQEVFEAEIENQLGYKKHESQGDHTGNSRNGYSKKTLKTKFGNTKLEVPRDRNGEYEPQIIKKYETTANGLEDQIVALYAKGMSTRDIESHMNDIYGIDVSPTMVSKVTDKIMPLITEWQSRPLDRVYPIVFLDAIHFKVRKDNRIINKAAYSVLGITVSGHKEILGIWIGENESASFWLGVCTDLKNRGVEDILIACKDGLSGFSEAINSVFPQTEIQLCVIHQIRNSMKYVSYKEQKQVMADLKKVYQALTMEEAELAFEEFKEKWGKKHPIIIRSWEANWIELTAYFAYPPAIRKMIYTTNIIEGYHRQLRKVTKTKTAYPTDEALRKIIYLATMEVSKKWTMPLIGWKECISQLAIYFEDRLKSELSA
- a CDS encoding protein-glutamine gamma-glutamyltransferase produces the protein MSKVPSLQINEMGYDMIQVAGRPFSLASTMDLGRIERVIIRQMINSPELFSYFSMNELQFEINIRKNIMESAKEMNESQVTFTIFENASCNPAYWTLTNSGGFLLRPDVQPSDAILDIYENGSLYGFECATAIIIIYYRAILKSIGKHHFNSLFQNLYLYSWHTDPDLDLHIFYGNHVSPGDVVYFNNPEFHPNASWYRGLNAVVLSDETFFGHGFGIMTAEQIKEFLNSQRFPGSMQPAYLANLITRISPVTLQKLLSIQSNRSSYKNPKIVIHHNLCSISSIHYQFYLSNIYN
- a CDS encoding winged helix-turn-helix transcriptional regulator, whose translation is MMNHTAINCEKELTLSVIGGKWKLIILWHLGNDGTKRFSELKKLVPNVTQKMLTNQLRELEEDQLITRKVYPEVPPRVEYSLTEHGESLIPILKMMYKWGKNYMEVIK
- a CDS encoding Ger(x)C family spore germination protein, with the translated sequence MIRYIHLKILHMLCCCVLLAGCSPFIENNTIEEIAPVIFWSISQGQNDKIKINTVVPPMIQEKKQLLSMEVDLLKEGEKEFNLIYYRELKSGQLRMVLINEELARQGINSLINTFLTDPDIHQRLYLAIVKGDFEKYIENQIDKQENLDYFLYQMFKHYEEQGNMSIVNLHQFKNKLYSPVADPFLPVFKTTETDFIYEGTAFFSKDKLIASIKHMDEQIFQLIGHKYYLKNLTIPGLSVSLGQVRAHVKTELSQDLSTLSVIVNLNGRIEEYRGDKNILEPDNLEALNHEIELYLAEQTKGLLDNMQKWQVDPLEIGTLSLHPLKKPLSEQEWKESWDKMKITVGYDIYLEPLMNTKD
- a CDS encoding GerAB/ArcD/ProY family transporter, which encodes MSVFSLYDQKESPFGGIYVIFLVNRLQMIYFFLIMPTYLVYPYMVWGILALGIVSHLNLLILSKWFSSDFAKKGYLGFVQLFGQGMVRIFACVGVFLILIKISVIMLGYVEVYHQFIFSSVNPNWLILFVFIVIFYITYQGMENTIRFVVIVFFFTFWAIGLFVPFLFPPIAALHDLYPLIPVEWSRDSWKGLLLIWSALSGPEYLILLATWLKPNNKMKRNLAIGNAVTVFEYLFLFIASLFYYSSNFLSLSKFPVPNMLQYLESPVFERVDILLLTLHWLLVIFVIAIFMLVIFRAKGIIMGKWGKNPTLFGLVLSFIVVMVFIVIMNEWFWKSEQNLLLELQIWLGALTYTVVPFLLYVAVRLKERVNK
- a CDS encoding YjcZ family sporulation protein is translated as MYASANIPPNMMAGANIPPNIPPTMVAGVMDAPMPYHTAPAYGYGYAAPTRGYGFTLIVVLFILLIIVGCSFPKPKC
- a CDS encoding spore germination protein, whose protein sequence is MRRKKGKNSINMEHGKIKDTTQDTTLTIDVLKEKLINIEDAEIIEHQFNQDELVTVLYIRTLVDEERFNESIIAPLNRCTYKTLYACIDNSKVTIITSLEDALNKLFSGSIILYDSTKIQWLSVQLENSLHRAIQTSSTETVIYGAKDSFIENISHNILMIRRRLAIPELKSEKFTVGYLSKTTVVLMYIEGITNPEIITYARKKIKNINFDQFLDSSQIAAFIEDHQYSIFPQFLQTDRPDACAFALGEGKITILVNNTPFALIAPITFFHLFQSPEDYFLRWPIASFLRLVRYVSFILSMILIPAYVALTTHHYQIIPLQILFVILESRSKLPFTPFWEALLMLITLEIIKEASLRMPTKTSQTLGVIGGIVVGQAAVEAGFASKVLIVLMGISAIAFFLVPNYLMTKANVLIQFSLLLLASFMGIFGLMLGAVVALAHLNSLTSLKQPYLAPFAPFYWKDWIDLFIRGPLTWMTTRPNYLKTLQKWRYSSRR